From Chrysemys picta bellii isolate R12L10 chromosome 1, ASM1138683v2, whole genome shotgun sequence:
TCCTGGCAAACTTTTGTGATAAAACTTCTTAGAAGTGTAAACACAGATGTGGCAATCACATTGGCTTTCTGTTTTCTTCAATGCAGGATTGCCCTTTCATTTGAACTTTTTCCCCGGAATGCCTTTTTGAGGCGGCCCTTTAAATTTGACAGAGGCAAGCAGTTTCAGACCTAAAATGGCTACTTAGTAACTGCTTTCTGTTTGCTGCATCTTCTACTCTTTCCAGCTGGTAAGTAGCTGTTACATTTACTCCTCAGTTTTCTTCTTGCTAAAACAGTATATTCTTTCATAGTGTAATGATCGGATGGTCTATTGAAAAAAGTGCTTGAGACAAATCTTGTTCTGTGAGATCCATCTATTGTGTTTGGTTCATTGGATTAAGAAAACACATGGCAATGAAATAAAGCTAGTATTTCTTGCAATGGGGTCTGGCACACTGTGATTggcctttttaaaaggaaatgggACCAGCCTCATCTGTGTCATATTTAATTAGCTGCTTCTCAGCCGGGGGGGTGGTGTGCAAATAAGGAGGGTCAGGtgctgtctcgcatgaccttctcataaacaaactagggaaatgcaacctagctggagctactgtaaggtgggtgcaaaactggttggaaaaccattcccaaagagtagttatcagggTTCACAGTCATACTGGAAGGGCagaatgagtggggtcccgcagggatcggatctgggtccagttctgttcaacatcttcatcaaggatttagataatggcatagagaccaCACTTATAAAGtgtgtggacaataccaagctgggaagggttgcaagtgtttaggaggataggattaaaattcaaaatgatctggagaaattggagaaatggtatgaagtaaataggatgaatttcaataaggacaaatgcaaagtactccacttgggaaggaacaatcagttgcacacatacaaaatgggaaatgattgcctaggaaggagtactgcggaaaggggtctgagggaccacaagctaaatatgagtcaacagtgtaacactgttgcaaaaaaagcaaacattctgggatgtattagcaggagtgatGTAAGCAAGAAAcgtgaagtaattcttccactctgccccacgctgattaggcctcgactggagtattgtgtccatctgggcaccacatttcaggaaagatgtggacaaattggagaaagtccagaggagagcaacaaaaatgattaaagatctagaaaacatgacctaggagggaagagtgaaaaaattgggtttgtttagtctggaaaagagaagactgagaggggacataacagttttcaagtacataaaaggttgttacaaggaggaggaagaaaaattgtttttcttaacctctgagaataggacaaaaagcaatgggcttaaattgcagcaagggaggtttaggttggacattaggaaaaacttcctaactgtcaggatggttaagcactggaataaattgcctagggagattgtggaatctccatcattggagatttttaagggcaggttggacaaacacctatcagggatggtctagataatacttagtcctgccatgagtacagggcgctggactagatgacctctcaaggtcccttctagttctatgattctatgatagggtTGTATCTTTTAACCTTCTCTGCTGTGCTCACAAGAGCTTCATCACTTAGGCCCTGTCTATCCTACCAAGTACTCACCATATTTTTTTGTAACCAGGTCACGATGCTCTTCTCTAACTCAGAACAAACACAGTGGAGTTGTGTCCATATGGTATCTTTATCACAACATGTCTGAGTAATTGCCCATATCAGGGTGCCTGACCTTGCTTGTATCATTGCATTCTCAGAAATTCTAGGCCGCTAACCCACACTTCTTCAACAGGGGGCAGAATGCTTTACGGACATGTCCACAGACCAGCACCTGGGGCAATGAACTCTGTGATccacagaagggaccattggttAAATATCAGGCATGGTTCGAGATTCCTGCCTCCCTTGCAAAACAACAGTGTGCCAGATGGGTTATGGAATGACAACCATGTGTCAGTTTCTCTGCCAAGGGAAAAACACTGCTAGCTGCCATGGTTactaactagggttgccaacattgtatttcaaaaataatggaCTGTGCTCTtagcacccctgccccacccctcctccagatattattattattattattgttattaattaatTACTTTATTAATAATAAGCAGTACTCACCTACATTCGCCAaaggtatttcttgctgcttttttgcAGCACTCAGAAACTCCCGATCTTGTACAGAGATGAGAAAAAACAAGGAACATGCCATGTAATACGGCGCGGTTGGCAACCTTGTTGCTAACAAAATACTAATAGGGTGTGTGGGTACAAATGATGTTGGCATCATCCATGTTCCTGACTGGCAAAACTTGTTTAAAAGTTATAGTGTATGAGCATCCTTCAGACTTCTTTACAACTTAGGCTTTAGGATACCTGTTTAAATCTATATCACCACGGACAAGTAAGAGCTGCTGACTACCACTTTTAAAGATGTTCAGATGGCAGATACCATCATCCATAATAATGACTAGATGATGCTGAAAAGTCTGATACTGCAATTTTTGCACAAGTCTGGCATGAGGTTGTTCTATCCCATGGTAGAATTGTGCTTTATAATTGTAAGTGCCTGGAAATAGGCCATAGATATTACCTTCATTCTTGTGACATCACCTGTTTGCTAGCCTCATATTGTACTTTTTAATACCACCTTTAAAATTTTCATGAGACTCTACTACCACAAACTTCCCATACCTGAGTCACTTTATCCTAGAGTTCTATGACACTGTTGCCGAGAAGCTGGCTGAATACAGCAGtacagtcagggccggtgcaaccgctaggcgaactaggcggctgcctagggtGCCTAATGGTTGAGGGtgcctaaaagtccactcaggtgaggaggtggagtggaggtgagctggggtgggggtgcggggggcacggggagggccgcccgcagtaagggggggggcgcgcacaggggaactgctccctgcctcagattacctccactctgcctcctctgctgagcacacagcccccgctctaattctcctccaatcggccccacaagcctgggaggggaggggaggagaattagagtggcgccggcgtgctcagcggaggaggcggagcggaggtgagctggggcaggctcagcttccgcgggggcggggggaggaagctactgtgggggggggggtggcgggctgggttagctgctgtggcgggggctcttctggtggtggtgggggctggtgggcatggttagctgggtgggggggtggcgcaATTAatccttgtgctggccctctctAGAGGAATGAGTTTCACCTACTCTGCATCTCTAAAGGCCATGTCTATATGTACAGCGCTGCAGCGTGGCTGGTTAAGATGCTCTgtactgatgggagagagctctcccgtcggcataaaatcccacctccatgagcagcataaactatgtcagcgggagaagctctcctacgGACATAGTGCTGTTCACATGAGTGCTTATGTCAATGTAATTTATATCGCtcagggggtggaatattcacactcctgagtgacataagttatactgacataagtggtagtgtagacatagcctaagtttgcAATGGCTGTATTGCATTATGGTACAGGGCAGAGCATGCTGTCAGCACTCAGATAATAAATACAATCAATATTAATGTAGTTAAGACTGTCATTACTACTATATTAAACAGTGCTCTTTGGGTGCATCTGTTAAAATCCCCACCGGGTGATGTAGATATGCATCCTCCACCAATAGACGTCTTAGTGCAATTTGCACTGTCTAACCTCCAGGACTGTATTTGGTACTGGACAGGGAACTATGCTCACTGTAGTACAttcagtaaaaaacaaacaaacaaacattggcACTTCGATTTCCTTATTTTCAACCCAAGAGATTAGGATAAAAAAGCCACTTTCATTTAAATGACTCAGAACCTACCAGCAGTAAAGTGCTATAAAGTTCTGTGGAGGTGGAATGGTGCATTCTAACTGAAAAGTATTCGCTTGATCAGCAAAGCTCTTAGGCATGTGTTGATGGGGATATTcaaatacttaaagttaagcacccttttaagtgctttgttgaatccaGGCCATATCCTGCAATAATGGATTTAACAGTCATAGCATAAAAGAATTGTTTCGTTGCCACCTACCATTATGATTTCTTTGCTTATTAaggagcaaaacaaacaaaatagctCTAATTGCCATAAGTGACACAGCCCCTTTGAAGTTCATTCCTCCTTAAATGGGATTATTTCTCAGAAGTTCTTGATCTAACATAAATGAAAGGCAATAAAATGATGAATGTAGATTCATCATCTGAAAAGCGAGACTGTAAAAATGACACCCTTTTACTCAATAAATCTGCTCCTGggtcctgattctcttctcacttatgcCACTGAATCtctatggacttcaatggagttcctcctgatttacaccaatgtgtaTCAGAATTTGCATATAATTGGTCAGGTCAGCGCAGTTTAGTAGCAAAATACATGTTGACAGATAtttactcctgttagccctgcagacagacatgccaaaccagtgaaaaaaatgcagaaattgggcatgtttttggctaaattggcttgtgagttgcttgttgctAGTTTATGGCTTGTAGCGTGTTTGGCTTGTAGCATGTTGTAGCTCATTGATtctttttttgatcagctcccagcaagcaggggcaagggggggagagagtcaggggtgcacagcgggcccaccacagtcccagactgcacaccggggggttctagagtgttggggttcttagggattggcttgttttgaaataggATTAGCTtgttttttggcttattgtgaaagtcggggtgcttatttaccccgtgaaagttggcaactatgTGCCTGCAGAGCCACTGTTGCTAAGAGAGAATGAGTTGGATTCTGTTCCATCCATGGAATTATTTAGCAAATTCCAGTAAATGATGCCTGTCTGaaaccactgaagacaatgggattatACTGGTGTCACTGAAGACATATTTTGACCTTTCTTCCTGGTAATCGTATTTAAGATAAGAAGAACCAAGCTTgaatctcaggcctggtctacactacgactttaattcggttttatcagcgttaattcgaatttaccctgcaaccgtccacacaacgacgccatttatttcgaaataaagggccctttaaatcgatttctgtactccaccccgacgagcggagtagcgccaaaatcgattttaacatttcgaattagggatagtgtggccgcaattcgatggtattggcctccgggagttttcccacagtgcatcattgtgaccgctctggacagcaatctaaactcggatgcactggccaggtagacaggaaaagccccgcgaacatttgaatttcatttcctgtttgcccagcgtggagagcacaggtgaccacagatagctcatcagcacaggtaaccatgcaggccgataatcgaaaaagagcaccagcatggaccgtgagggaggtactggatctgatcgctatatggggagaggattcagtgctagcagaacttcgttctaaaagacaaaatgccaaaacttttgaaaaaatctccaagggcatgatggagagaggccacaatagggactcagatcagtgccgcgtgaaagtcaaggagctcagacaagcctatcaaaaaacaaaggaggcaaacggtcgctctgggtcagagccgcggacatgccgcttctacgccgagctgcatgcaattctagggggggccgccaccactaccccacctgtgatcgtggattccgggtcagggatagtctcatcagctacacctgaggattctgccgatgggggagaggaggaggaggaggaggaggaggatgagcttgcagagagcacacagcactccgttctccccaacagccaggatctttttctcagcctgactgaagtaccctcccaaccctcccaagccagtatccaagaccctgaccccatggaagggacctcaggtgagtttatcttttaaaatataaaacttgttttaaaagcaaacggtttttaatgattacttttccctgaggacttgggatgcattcgcggtcagttcagcttctggaaaagtctgttaacgtgtctggggatggagcggaaatcctccagggacatctccatgaagctctcctggaggtactccaaaagccttgccacaaggtttctgggcagtgcatccttattccgtcctccatggtaggacacttgaccacgccatgcttgcagcaagtaatctggtatcattgcctgacaaagcctggcagcgtatggtcctggtgtttgctggcattcaagcaacatccgttctttatcttgttgtgtaatcctcaggagagtgatatcactcctggtaacctggttgaaatacgggaacttaattaaggggacagaggtggccgttcctactgggctgtttgcctgtggctgaaaataattccttccctgcagttagccaagcgcagatgggaaattggccctgagcttttcgcgtttggctagcagggatcttccctgttaccagccacgcggtggggggaggggtaccgtgatcatcccagagaatttatggcgggagcggggcggcggggggtgggggggttagtttggttcctgcagggatcttccctgataccagccacgcggtggggggaggggtacagcgatcatcccagagaattcatggcgggaggggggggtggggtggttagtttgttttctgctgctgctgaatgttaacagaaaaaccgcagcactctacgggctttgcttggtatgtgggaaaggagggcgcagaagccgtaagacaatggcttaccatggccgcatgcaagccgaattctgttgcctggacctgtgatctctagcagcaaagccacaggcactcagtattaagaggcaaaatgcgaccttgcacagaaatcacacgtgctatgtaatgtgaatagtgttggtcaccgtgaaagagtataagcattgttctgcaaaatgtatctttttaaacaattctctcttttttcccctccctacagcagctgcaaattcctcaagcctccctcctccatcccgaaggctatcacagataaggcgtcgtaagaagaagacgcgagacgagatgtttgcagaaattatggaatccagccgcagtgacagagctcatctgaatgagtggaaggaaacggtttcaaagtataggaaagaagccagtgaacgtgaggacaggagggaccaacgtgaggagaggagagacgctcgagatgagaggtggcggcaggaagatcagaggaggcaggatgcaaggctggggctgctgcgtgagcaaacagacatgctccggcgtctggtggagcttcaggaacggctgcaggaaaacagactgccgctacagcccctgtacccccctcccccctccccatgttccgtatcctcctcacccagacgtgtaagaacaggggggggggggaggctccgtacaccttcccattccaccccagtggacagcccaagcaaaaggctgtcattttttaaatctttttttagtggccttttccttcccaccgatcctcctcccaaatcccacccgggttccctccctctttttctaatctattaataaagaataaatgatttttaaatgatagtgactttatttggtttgaaagcaagctgggggaagggggagggtgggttccttacagaaaatgagtcaataaagggggcaggttttcatgaaggagaaacaaacagatatttcacactgtagcctggccagtcatgaaactggttttcaaagcttctctgatgcacagcgcttcctggtgtgctcttctaatcgccctggtgtctggctgcgtgtaatcagcagccaggcgatttgcctcagcctcccaccccgccataaaggtctccccctttcacagagattgtggagcacgcagcaagcagaaataacaatggggagatttctttggctgaggtcagagcgagtcaataatgaacgccagcgaccttttaaacggccaaatgcacattctaccaccattctgcacttgctcagcctgtagttgaacagctcctgactcctgtccaggctgcctgtgtatggcttcatgagccatggcattaaggggtaggctgggtccccaagaataactattggcatttcaacatccccaacggttattttctggtccggaaagtaagtcccttgctgcagccctttaaacagagtagtgttcctgaagacgcgagcgtcatgaacccttcccgcccagcccgcgttgatgttggtgaaacgtcccttgtgatccacaagtgcttgcagcaccattgaaaagtaccccttgcggtttatgtactcggtggcttggtgctccggtgccaagatagggatatgggttccatctagtgccccaccacagttagggaatcccattgcagcaaagccatccactatggcctgcacatttcccagagtcactaactttcgtagcagcacctgagtgattgctttggctacttgcatcacagcagcccccacagtagatttgcccactccaaattgattcccgactgaccggtagctgtctggcattgcaagcttccacagggctatcaccacgcgcttctcaactgtgagggctgctctcatcttggtattctggcgtttcagggcaggggacagcaagtcacaaagttccatgaaagtgcccttacgcatgcgaaagttccgcagccactgggaatcgtcccagacctgcaacactatgcggtcccaccagtctgtgcttgtttcccttgcccagaatcggcgttccatggatagaacctgccccattaacaacatgatctccaaagcaccggggcccgtggttttacagaattctgtgtccgtgtccatgtccatgtcctcatcatgcttgtcgctgcgctgccgccgccactGCCTCcgtgcctcgtttttctggtcctggctcagcataaactccacgagaacgcgcgaggtgtttacaatgttcatgactgctgtcttgagctgagcgggctccatgcttgccgtggtatggagtctgcagtgttcacccaggaaaaaaggcgcgaaatggttgtctgccgtccgttgctttcatgcagggagggagggagggagggaggaggtgaggctgtacccagaaccacctgcgacgatgttttttgtcccatcaggcactgggatctcaacccagaattccaatgggcgcgggagactgcgggaactatgggctagctatgggatagctacccagagtgcaacgctgcaaaaatcgacgctagccctggtacttggacgcacaccgccgaattaatgtgcttagtgtggccgcatacatttcgactttatacaatctgtttccaaaattcgaattatataaattcggattaatcccgtagtgtagacataccctcagatccCAGGCCGAGTTTAGAAGTAAAAGGATCACATTCAAATGACAATCCTGCACACTGAGCACATTATATATGGAGTCATTAGGAGTCAATAAACATGGAATCCCATACAGTCACTTGGGTCACTTTTTGAAGTAAAACCCCAATGTAAAGTTACCTGAAATACTGACCTTCTGGATATCAAGATGTGGAATTGTATTATGTGCTATTGTCATGATGTGAAACCAGGTTCAGTGATTTCATTCAAAGTGGTCCCTCTGTACTTTTATTGAGCTATAATGGTTGGTTATGTTCCATTTATTCCAAGCAATCTAAAATAATTCAGGAGATTGTTGAAGTGTCCATAATATATTGGGGGAAAATAAACATCATCCAGTTACTTTAATCCTTCTAAACTGTATTTATATAACCCCATGAAAATGATCAAAGGGATTGGTGGGTATGTGTGGGTGAAAGGAGTACAAATATGGGGACTTCAGATTATTCTTATCTTTCTCTGCAGCTTCCTCTATGAATAGAAACAATTTATATCTGATTAGCAATGTAAGGAATAAAAGCAAGTTCTGTTAAGAAATAAGGGAATACATAAGCAAAATTCTGAACAGAAGAAACAGGGCCTAGTCCTGCACTACTGAAGCAATGGGAATTTggaagagctggtcagaaattttctgacagaatgttttttcattagaaaatgctgatttgttgaaataGACATGTTCCACCTCTCACCCAGTGGTGTAGTTCTCAACTGCCATGTCTCCCTGCCAGCGTGACCTCCTAGCCCCACCCTCATGCTGCTTTCTAACCCTACCCCCATGCTGTGTGTGTGCGGGGCACAGTGGTGGAGTGGAGCCAGAATGCCATTCCAGCATGCTCTGACTCCATTACGTCACTGCCCCCCATCTCCTTGGCTCCTAGCAAGCTGCCATTGAGCCAGGGTCCCAGGGCTTACAGGTTCCCTGGTTCATCAGCAGCCTGCCTGGCAGGATGATAAATGTTTCATGTACCATATGCTGGATAATAACATGCAAAGGCTCTGTGCTTGTAGTATACTAAACGGAGAGCCATTTACAGAGATGTTGCAACTTCACTCAGCATTCTAGCCATATGCACACAGACTGCCTCCTCCAAAGTCTTCCCTCTTGGAACCTGTTCCTTCCAAGTTCCTTGCAGGTTGCTATAATAGCTTCCCCAAAAAAACTCTTTGGTAAGTGTCTTCATTGTGGCAGCTGGCTgctcattttgggcctgatccaaagcccacaaaaataaatgaaagactccaattgattttaatggggtttggatcagactCCTTTTCTGCAAATATATCTATGCTATTTTAGGAAATGAGAAGTCAGAGCCCCCTTTGATACTAGTTCCTTAGTGACTTGGCTGATAGTACAGCAACCTATGTGACTCTCTAATcctgggcaagccacttcacACCTCTCTGCTTCTTCAGTGTTCCCATCTATAACCAGAAAATAATACTTACCTGCCTCCTCTGCATATTAAGAGATTTAAtgcattaatatttgtaaaagtaCTTTTTAGATGCTCAGATGGAAAGCCGTATGTGAGTGCATAATATTCTTGTTCCCTTTATTCTCTTTCCTGCTACAAGCTATCTGCCCAATATACCAAACACGTGTGTTTTATTTTAGGATCAAGCTGCCTTTTACTAATCAATGAGGTGGAACTATAATCAGTATCAGGTATGTAGAAGCTGGAAGAAAAGACATATCTTGCTAAATATTGCCTTCTCTAGTTGTTTATTGGATCAAAACAAACTACAAAAAGTAAATATGTCTCAGACAGACATAGTGAGGGCCAAATCCTCACCTACTATTAATCagtgtagctctgttgacttcagtggagccatgtTGATTTAGACTAGCTAAAGATCTGACTAAGGACACTTTCCGGGGGGAATAATATTGGATATTCCCATTTTGCATATTTCGCATTAGTTATGACTTTGATTTGTATTTGTATAACTGTATCAGGATGCCTATATTGTACTTTTTGCCTGTGTGATTTCCTTTAGCTTCACAAaattcacactttttttttttttttttcatttacggAAATTGACTGGACATAGGCTGGTGAGTAGCAAGAAAAATATTTAGCTCTTACACAGGAAAATGAATGAATATGGAAAACCCCTAATAAGAATAACTCTAGCTGGAACTAAAATATTCTCCAAAATATTTAGTGCCCAGGCTTTTATTCCCTTTTCATTCATACCAACAGAAATTTTGTGTCAGTGAGGACTGTAAGAAGGGGCCCTGCATGTAAAAATACTGACAAGCCTATATTTCTTTccataaaattaataaaataatactgtcaaaaaagtattttttgtgCTCTG
This genomic window contains:
- the LOC135976728 gene encoding uncharacterized protein LOC135976728, which codes for MQADNRKRAPAWTVREVLDLIAIWGEDSVLAELRSKRQNAKTFEKISKGMMERGHNRDSDQCRVKVKELRQAYQKTKEANGRSGSEPRTCRFYAELHAILGGAATTTPPVIVDSGSGIVSSATPEDSADGGEEEEEEEEDELAESTQHSVLPNSQDLFLSLTEVPSQPSQASIQDPDPMEGTSAAANSSSLPPPSRRLSQIRRRKKKTRDEMFAEIMESSRSDRAHLNEWKETVSKYRKEASEREDRRDQREERRDARDERWRQEDQRRQDARLGLLREQTDMLRRLVELQERLQENRLPLQPLYPPPPSPCSVSSSPRRVRTGGGGRLRTPSHSTPVDSPSKRLSFFKSFFSGLFLPTDPPPKSHPGSLPLFLIY